The genomic segment TCGGAATCTCTATCTCCCGTGATTGGCCTCGCTCCCACCAACCTTGAAACAGCAACACCCGTAATAAACCACCAATTATCACTTCGTTTTTCCCTCACTGACTGGTCATCCATTAAATCCCTACTTCCCAAGCCTATAACCAACCGCCTCGGCAATATCCTCTTCTTCTATCAAGTCATGCCCGTTCAGATCGGCAATGGTGCGGGCTACCTTCAAAATCTTGTGGTATCCCCGCATGCTTAACTGGAGATGCTCAAAAATCTCCCGCATAAAGTCTTCCGCCTCTTTGGTTAATTGACAAGTTGCTTTTACCTCTTGAACGGTTAGCAATCCGTTCGGCTTGTCATTTTTGGTGCGCTCCTGTTTGAACAACAAAGCTTGTTCAACCCGCTGGCGAATATTTGATGTACTGTAATGGTCATTATGTGGCGTAGCTGTACAAACAATCTCATCATAACTTAACAATGGCACGTCCACCTGCAGATCAATGCGATCCATAATCGGACCGGACAGTTTGGCCCTGTAGCGCTCGATTTCATTAGCTGTACAAGTGCAGGGATGCTTCTCAGTCTCATAGCCATAATAGCCGCAAGGACAAGCGTGTAGTTCAAACCTATGGTAACGACATTGTAAAACGGGAAAATACGCTTCTTGAAAAGCAATTTCTTTATCAGGATGAAGATACTCCCGGTATTCATATTAGAAAAGCTCGGTTGGAGAAAAATCTGTATATTCATGAATTGGCCAAGCTGGCTGGGATGACTCCACAAGGTGTTGCAAATATAGAAAGAAATGTTTATGAAAGTAAAACCGGTCTAAAGGTTGCTGCTGCAAAACCAATATTCGATTACGTCTATGTAGGAAGGAGACTCACCTAATGTAATCTGATCTGCTGGTTTTCGTAATATATACCCTCCCTCTCGGCCGCCTTTTGACTCAACGATACCCGCACTCGCTAACAGTCAGTCCGGGATCTCCAGAACGTGATTTTACTGTTAACTGTGGCGAAGCCGGTGAACAACTGGACGTGGAATTAGATAAAATTCTCTATGAAGCCGAACAGCGAATGATTGATCATTTACGGCATTATACGATTACCGATGTCATGGAACGAGTCGAATATTTCATGATCTCTTCAGCAAGAGACTTATCAAACAATGACTGACCAATTATAATGTACTTAAATAAGTTGCAATTATGTCTGCGTTCTTATTTTGGTATAAATGTGCCTTTTATAAGCACATATAAAAAGGAGGTTTAAGGAGATGAAAATAACCGTATTTGGATCATCCGGTCCTTTAGGAATTGAGTTAATCAAACAGGCACTTGATAGGGGACACGAGGTTATTGCTTATGCCAGAAACCCGAAAAAGTTGCATGATCATACCCACGAGAGATTGACAATCATCGAGGGAAAACTGACTGACCAACAAAAAATCGAACAAGCTGTAACAGGGGTGGATGCGGTAATCAGTGTTTTAGGACCAAAAGGAAGATTGAAGGACACCGAATTGAGCGATGGTATTCAAAATATAATTGAATCGATGAATAAAGTTGGAACCAAACGGCTTGTCGCACTTTCCACCGGAAGTGTGAAGGATCCACAGGATCGCTTTGATTTAACGTACAGCATTCTGGTATTACTGATCAGAATAATCGCAAACAGTGCCTATCAAGAAATTATTCGAATGGGAAAACTTATTCGTTCGTCAAATTTAGACTGGACCCTTGTGCGTGTTGGCTTTTTGAACGATGATGGCGTTAAACCGGTAAAAGTCGGTTATTACGGACATGGCAATGTCAATGTGAAAATATCAAGATCGAGTGTTGCCAAATTTATGCTGGATCAAGTAGAATCTGGAGAATATATAAGAAAGTCACCTGCAATCAGCAACTAGCACTTATTAATGATGTAAATTGATCGCATATATAAAAAGAGCAGCGGTATGATGTCAAGAGACTAATTTGACACTCATGTTTTTGTGGCTATTATATTCAATTTTAAAGTCAGGGAGATTTTAAGGATCTACACCAAACATAGTGCTTAACAAGATTTAGAGTGAAAAATTGAAAAACATTTGTACACTCCATAAGATGGTTGTGCGACCAATCCAACTCGAGGAATGACAAGATGCACAACAAATATACGATCTTTTCGTCAAATTTACTAGAAGTGAATGTTCAACACGATATAGAATTTAAGTCGCGGATCGGTTTAACGTGACTCGTTACGTGATCGAGGTCCTTCTTAACGTGTGCGGCAGATTTACTTTATTTTGCCGAGCCTGATGAGATCATTTCAAGGTTTAATGTCTCAAACAGGCTTCTGCCTATGAGTCTGTAAAGTGATTTGTTTGTACCGTTTCACGGTTGCTTAGCCCCAGGCGTTGTTGGATGATTAGAGAGCCAAGTGCAACACGAACAGAAACGGCTTTTTGTCCTTTGAAAGATTTCTTAAACGATTGAGTCTTTTCCTCTGCTTTCCACCACGGAATGAGGTTGGCCAGGATCACCCACCGGTTTTCTTTATTCAATTTCCCACCAAAAGGCAAGAAAAAATCGTCTGGCAAAACAAGTTGGTTTTCGGTCATCTGATACAAACGGGTAACCTCCAAGTGCAAGTTTAAAGGAATTTCAAGATTTCCTTGCACTTATATTCGACAAAAAATACTCAAAATCCTTGGTATTACTCACATTTCCTTTTGTTCAGCAGACCCTAATAAAAGGAACATCGCCTTCATTCCCGTTTCAACATAGCCAGCATCGGTTCATCACTAAACAAAAAGAATGGCTGTCCTTTTTTCCCCACATGGGACAGCCATTTATCATTTTAACCGACTGGAGTTTTAATGTTCCGTTGTTAAGCCACTTGTTGATTTTGCATCTCTACTGGGAACGTGCTGGGGACCACAGGGTTTTGCGTTTGTTCCAGTTCTTCTGTGGCCGCCCAACAAAGAAAACTCCTCAACCTTCCGTACCTCGATCATTTATTTTTCGATGGGTCCATCTGTCATTTCTTGTTCAGCCTCATTGAATTTCTCCATCGCTAGCTTCCATTTCTTACGGAACCCCTTCAAGCTTTCAACTAAACTATATATAACAGGGATGACCACAAGGGTTAAGAGTGTTGAACTAAACAAACCTCCAATCACGGCAATGGCCATCGGCGCTTGAATTTCTGCACCTTCACCTGCGCCAATTGCCAGCGGAAGTAAACCTAGCATCGTTGTCAGAGCTGTCATGATAATCGGGCGTAATCTCGTCAGACCGGCTTCAACTAACGCTTCTCTTACTGGCAGACCTCTTTGCCTTAATTGGTTGGTGTAATCAATAAAGACAATGGCGTTGTTGACCACAATCCCTACAAGAATAATAATCCCGATAAAGGCGGTAATCCCGAAGGAATACCCTGTGGCAAGAAATGCTAAAATGACACCTGTAATTGCAAGTGGCAGTGTAAACATGATAATAAAGGGTTGCACTAATGATTCAAATTGACTAGCCATGACCATATAAACGAAGACAATGGCTAAAATCATGGCTAAAAACAAGGAGTCAAAGGACTCATCCATTATTTCAGCCCCACCGGTCATTTTGATGGTATATAATTCCGTATCAATATCAAGGTCATCAATCATACTTTTTATTTCTGATTGAACTTTGCTTGCAACTGTTCCAAATGCCTCGCCCTCAAACTTGGCATTGATGATGATGGAATCTTGCTGGTCCTCTCGTACAATGGTAACTGGACCTTCTCCTCTTACAACTTCACCTAATTCTTTTAATGCTACCTCTTGACCCGAAGGAGTAGGCATCATTAAATTTTCAATTGCTTCTTTAGAATTTGATACGTCTTGCAGTTGTACTCTGACCTCGGTATCAAATATCGTTCCTGCTATTTTCCCTTGTAACGATTCATTCACAAATGACGCCACTTGATAGGTTGTTAATCCATATTTAAATGCTTTTTCTTTATCGACGATAAATTGATACTCAGGCTTTCCTGTCTCAATACTATTCGTCACGGTACTAATTTCACTCATGTCATTTAATCG from the Caldalkalibacillus uzonensis genome contains:
- a CDS encoding ATP-binding protein, yielding MAFQEAYFPVLQCRYHRFELHACPCGYYGYETEKHPCTCTANEIERYRAKLSGPIMDRIDLQVDVPLLSYDEIVCTATPHNDHYSTSNIRQRVEQALLFKQERTKNDKPNGLLTVQEVKATCQLTKEAEDFMREIFEHLQLSMRGYHKILKVARTIADLNGHDLIEEEDIAEAVGYRLGK
- a CDS encoding NAD(P)-dependent oxidoreductase, with amino-acid sequence MKITVFGSSGPLGIELIKQALDRGHEVIAYARNPKKLHDHTHERLTIIEGKLTDQQKIEQAVTGVDAVISVLGPKGRLKDTELSDGIQNIIESMNKVGTKRLVALSTGSVKDPQDRFDLTYSILVLLIRIIANSAYQEIIRMGKLIRSSNLDWTLVRVGFLNDDGVKPVKVGYYGHGNVNVKISRSSVAKFMLDQVESGEYIRKSPAISN
- a CDS encoding Rrf2 family transcriptional regulator, producing MLASAGIVESKGGREGGYILRKPADQITLGESPSYIDVIEYWFCSSNL
- a CDS encoding helix-turn-helix domain-containing protein, with product MRKARLEKNLYIHELAKLAGMTPQGVANIERNVYESKTGLKVAAAKPIFDYVYVGRRLT